The Sinomonas sp. P10A9 genome includes a window with the following:
- a CDS encoding SAF domain-containing protein — MPAAENAPGTRLTKPSWKDPRLLVGLLLVLASIAGVVALVDAADKTVGAYAAKEDIAVGQTIDASRLVRVDVRLGDAEGRYLAPDALPEGKVALQRVAKGDLVPASSLGEPRAVDRKPVSISIGQSLPAEATVGTRVDVWVALPDGRNGFAEPKLLVPGAEIAHIEASSTTLGGSRETHVLVLVEDAKLAQVLGAQANSAKVSLVWNPTGGPR; from the coding sequence ATGCCAGCTGCCGAGAATGCACCGGGGACCCGGCTCACGAAGCCGTCATGGAAGGATCCGCGGCTGCTCGTGGGTCTCCTTCTCGTGCTCGCATCCATTGCGGGCGTGGTCGCTCTCGTGGATGCCGCGGACAAGACGGTCGGAGCGTACGCCGCGAAGGAGGACATCGCCGTCGGCCAGACGATCGACGCGAGTCGGCTCGTCCGCGTCGACGTCCGGCTCGGGGACGCGGAGGGGCGCTACCTGGCCCCGGACGCCCTGCCGGAGGGCAAGGTCGCGCTCCAGCGCGTGGCCAAGGGTGACCTCGTGCCGGCATCGAGTCTCGGCGAGCCGCGCGCCGTCGACCGCAAGCCAGTCTCGATCAGCATCGGCCAGTCGCTCCCGGCCGAGGCCACGGTCGGGACGCGCGTGGACGTGTGGGTGGCGCTGCCCGATGGGCGCAACGGCTTCGCGGAGCCCAAGCTGCTCGTCCCGGGTGCTGAGATCGCCCACATCGAGGCGTCCTCGACGACCCTCGGCGGCAGCCGCGAGACGCACGTGCTCGTGCTGGTCGAGGATGCCAAGCTCGCCCAGGTGCTCGGGGCGCAGGCGAACAGCGCCAAGGTCTCCCTCGTCTGGAACCCCACGGGCGGCCCCCGATGA
- a CDS encoding helix-turn-helix domain-containing protein: MPRFLTLADVCEQLQISPAQGYALVRSGELKAIQVGGRGQWRVEDVKLEEYIQESYARAEKALAENRRAHSGS, encoded by the coding sequence ATGCCTCGTTTCCTGACGCTCGCGGATGTGTGCGAGCAGCTCCAGATCAGCCCGGCGCAGGGCTACGCCCTCGTGCGCAGCGGGGAGCTCAAGGCCATCCAGGTCGGAGGGCGGGGGCAGTGGCGGGTCGAGGACGTCAAGCTCGAGGAGTACATCCAGGAGAGCTATGCGAGAGCTGAGAAGGCGCTCGCCGAGAACCGCCGAGCCCACTCGGGAAGCTGA
- a CDS encoding WhiB family transcriptional regulator, with translation MDWRDRAACLDKDPELFFPVGNTGPALLQIEEAKSVCRRCPVVDTCLQWALESGQDAGVWGGMSEDERRALKRRAARARRAS, from the coding sequence ATGGATTGGCGTGACCGCGCGGCCTGCCTCGATAAGGATCCCGAACTGTTCTTCCCCGTCGGGAACACCGGGCCGGCCCTCCTGCAGATCGAAGAGGCCAAGAGCGTATGCCGCCGCTGCCCTGTGGTCGACACGTGCCTCCAATGGGCCCTCGAGTCCGGCCAGGACGCCGGAGTGTGGGGCGGCATGAGCGAAGACGAGCGCCGCGCACTCAAGCGCCGCGCGGCCCGCGCCCGTCGCGCCTCCTGA
- a CDS encoding LysM peptidoglycan-binding domain-containing protein produces the protein MENTQRQQVAGDALVTTAVLALGAVLVVAGGTLAGNIAPNRWGDWLRIVPAALDGAWEPRVDVLLGLLASIIGLSVVAWWVFSATLAIASALLAAAGSHRASQRTGALAPLFMRRLAMAALGLSLVAAPAAHADGLPDPAWHAAPSEQSASAALVPAGPSSASPLAAGETAPAGGTAAAGGTVGAAALPAAPPSASPSSPLPSAQPSSAAATPTPSAAPTPSQAAWIPPAVPADPGLLVQQPKRETAGSAREPVEVRPGDSLWSIVARHLGPGATDLEVAAVWPDWYDANEGVIGGSPHLIRPGQLLVPPR, from the coding sequence ATGGAGAACACACAACGGCAGCAGGTCGCGGGGGACGCCCTTGTCACTACCGCGGTACTCGCGCTCGGGGCTGTGCTAGTGGTCGCGGGAGGAACGCTCGCGGGGAATATCGCGCCCAACAGGTGGGGCGACTGGCTGCGGATCGTTCCCGCCGCGCTCGACGGCGCGTGGGAGCCGCGCGTCGATGTCCTCCTGGGGCTTCTCGCCAGCATCATCGGCCTTTCGGTCGTGGCGTGGTGGGTCTTCTCGGCGACGCTGGCGATCGCATCCGCTCTCCTTGCGGCGGCGGGCTCCCATCGGGCATCTCAGCGTACCGGGGCCCTGGCTCCGCTCTTCATGCGCCGGCTGGCGATGGCGGCGCTCGGGCTGAGCCTCGTGGCCGCTCCGGCGGCGCACGCCGATGGCCTGCCCGATCCGGCATGGCACGCTGCCCCATCTGAGCAGTCGGCGTCCGCTGCACTGGTGCCGGCCGGACCGAGCAGCGCCAGCCCCCTAGCCGCGGGAGAAACAGCGCCCGCGGGGGGAACAGCGGCCGCGGGGGGAACGGTTGGTGCCGCGGCGCTGCCAGCCGCTCCGCCTTCCGCCAGCCCCTCCTCACCGCTCCCGTCAGCCCAACCCTCGTCGGCGGCAGCCACGCCCACACCCTCAGCTGCGCCCACACCTTCGCAAGCCGCGTGGATTCCCCCCGCAGTGCCTGCCGACCCTGGGCTGCTCGTGCAACAGCCGAAGCGGGAGACGGCAGGCTCCGCGAGGGAACCGGTGGAAGTCCGCCCAGGAGACAGCCTCTGGTCCATCGTCGCCCGGCACCTCGGCCCTGGGGCAACGGACCTCGAGGTCGCGGCCGTATGGCCCGACTGGTACGACGCCAACGAAGGAGTCATCGGGGGCAGCCCCCACCTGATCCGGCCCGGCCAGCTGCTCGTCCCGCCGCGCTGA
- a CDS encoding sensor histidine kinase — MAIFTDPIREHAEFGPGDAEWLHLLVGDWQLVADLAFADLALWFPDPEDGYVALAHVRPSTTHTVFHTDFVGERIRSDLRPLVDKAWASQSIERHHETSFNSEMALRVEAVPFVRNGRTLAVVTSHLDLSSSRMPSRLELTYRQCAYDLLRMGTLGLWPDFASPTGSRRGAPRVGDGLIRLDAEGVVQYASPNGVSAFRRLGGIESLEGRSLAEMTTGLLKDRRLVDETLPLVVTGRMPWRSEIESRGVTLSLRAIPLRDEHQRFGAIVLCRDVSELRRREMELVTKDATIREIHHRVKNNLQTVAALLRMQSRRMKSEEAKQGLEQAMRRVATIALVHETLSQGLAQTVDFDELIERQFRLSAEVATEGQHVSTERRGEFGELPSDFATPLALVINELVTNAVEHGLADRSGTVWLTADRRRDESGTEVLEVTVEDDGVGLPSGAPRHEGLGLQIVRTLVTSELGGTIDRHEREGGGTVVRIVLRPGQD; from the coding sequence GTGGCCATCTTCACGGACCCCATCAGGGAGCATGCCGAGTTCGGCCCCGGGGACGCCGAGTGGCTGCACCTGCTGGTCGGTGACTGGCAGCTCGTGGCGGACCTCGCGTTCGCCGACCTCGCCCTGTGGTTCCCCGATCCTGAGGATGGCTACGTGGCACTCGCCCACGTGCGCCCCTCAACCACTCACACGGTCTTCCACACCGACTTCGTGGGCGAGCGAATCCGCTCCGACCTCAGGCCCCTCGTCGACAAGGCTTGGGCGAGCCAGTCGATCGAGCGCCACCACGAGACGAGCTTCAACTCCGAGATGGCGCTGCGCGTCGAGGCGGTGCCGTTCGTGCGCAACGGCCGCACGCTCGCCGTCGTCACCTCGCATCTGGACCTCTCGAGCTCACGGATGCCCAGCCGGCTTGAGCTGACCTATCGGCAGTGCGCCTACGACCTGCTCCGCATGGGTACGCTCGGCCTATGGCCGGACTTCGCTTCGCCCACGGGGTCGCGCCGCGGGGCGCCGCGCGTAGGCGACGGGCTCATCCGGCTCGACGCGGAGGGTGTCGTGCAGTACGCGAGCCCCAACGGAGTCTCGGCATTCCGACGTCTGGGCGGCATCGAGTCGCTCGAGGGACGCTCGCTTGCCGAAATGACCACGGGGCTGCTCAAGGACCGCAGACTCGTGGACGAGACGCTCCCGCTCGTGGTGACGGGTCGCATGCCGTGGCGCAGCGAGATCGAGTCGCGCGGCGTGACCCTTTCCCTCCGCGCCATCCCGCTCCGGGACGAGCATCAGCGGTTCGGTGCGATCGTGCTGTGCCGCGACGTCTCAGAGCTGCGGCGCCGCGAGATGGAGCTTGTGACCAAGGACGCCACGATCCGCGAGATCCACCACCGGGTCAAGAACAATCTTCAGACGGTCGCCGCGCTCCTGCGAATGCAGTCCCGGCGGATGAAGAGCGAGGAGGCCAAGCAAGGCCTCGAACAGGCCATGCGGCGCGTCGCCACGATTGCCCTCGTCCACGAGACCCTGTCCCAGGGCCTTGCGCAGACTGTCGACTTCGACGAGCTGATCGAGCGGCAGTTCCGGCTTTCGGCCGAGGTGGCCACGGAGGGCCAGCACGTGTCGACGGAGCGCCGCGGGGAATTCGGCGAGCTGCCCAGCGACTTCGCGACGCCGCTCGCCCTCGTGATCAACGAGCTCGTGACGAATGCCGTGGAGCACGGGCTCGCCGACCGTTCGGGCACGGTGTGGCTCACCGCAGATCGGCGCCGGGACGAGTCCGGCACCGAGGTGCTCGAGGTCACGGTGGAGGACGACGGCGTGGGGCTCCCATCCGGGGCGCCTCGCCATGAGGGGCTCGGCCTGCAGATCGTGCGCACGCTCGTGACCAGCGAACTCGGCGGGACGATCGACCGGCACGAGCGCGAGGGCGGCGGAACCGTGGTCAGGATCGTGCTGCGCCCGGGCCAGGACTGA
- a CDS encoding Rv3235 family protein, whose product MTAPIVASPAPAAGSTRPAAAGASTERTSPRAPAPAAVADTANNANDAGATNIADVADAADAAKIADLAAVTRTRTSRKEPQVVESGLRTADVLRFHRPSHQQGPAPRPGGRLRTAGSSALAPETGERPARRLHAVPSPREAEEVRKLAAAITRAAMEVLAGTRPVMQLAPWLHRDLLPPIQLRADLRRAAMAGKRAVSRNDAPRIALLHRSAAVKAVHATLVQPGVYEAAVVVSDAARCRAVALRLEAAGLSWRVTALEVG is encoded by the coding sequence ATGACCGCACCCATCGTCGCCAGCCCTGCGCCCGCCGCAGGATCTACCCGTCCCGCTGCCGCTGGGGCCAGCACCGAGCGCACGTCACCCCGGGCGCCCGCACCCGCCGCGGTTGCCGACACCGCAAACAACGCCAACGATGCAGGTGCCACAAACATCGCCGACGTCGCAGACGCCGCGGACGCCGCTAAAATCGCAGACCTCGCCGCCGTCACCCGAACGCGAACGTCCCGCAAGGAGCCCCAGGTGGTCGAGAGCGGGCTCCGCACCGCCGACGTCCTGCGTTTCCACCGGCCCAGCCACCAGCAAGGGCCCGCGCCCCGACCCGGCGGACGACTGCGGACTGCCGGGAGCTCGGCGCTCGCGCCGGAGACCGGCGAGCGGCCCGCCCGCCGACTGCACGCCGTTCCCTCGCCGCGCGAGGCGGAGGAGGTCCGCAAGCTTGCGGCGGCCATCACCCGAGCCGCCATGGAGGTCCTCGCCGGGACGAGGCCCGTCATGCAGCTCGCGCCGTGGCTCCATCGGGACCTCCTCCCTCCCATCCAGCTCCGGGCAGATCTGCGGCGCGCCGCCATGGCAGGCAAACGTGCCGTTTCCCGGAACGACGCTCCGAGGATCGCCCTCCTCCATCGGTCCGCGGCGGTCAAGGCCGTCCATGCCACGCTCGTGCAGCCTGGGGTCTATGAGGCAGCCGTCGTCGTGTCCGACGCCGCGCGGTGCCGCGCCGTGGCCCTGCGGCTCGAGGCGGCTGGCCTGTCCTGGCGGGTCACGGCCCTCGAGGTCGGCTGA
- a CDS encoding AAA family ATPase, protein MSIPVVTIGAGQAELVGSLERLHGPVTVVRRCSELEELVAACQTGLARAAVVAGGTQDITATLIDRLATVGVALVGLTDDDAERGRLAGLGVLAAPEAVPAPELARLIGEAVDRAPESAGAVPSSSFGLAGARPATSTEEAAPVGDAAAPVEEGEILAVWGPIGSPGRTTVAVNCAAELAASGRSVILVDADTYGGSVAGVLGLLDDSAGLAQACRLADQGLLDRSALERVATPVVIGGGILRVLTGLTRADRWPELRAAALGAVLERCRELAETVVVDIGFCLEADEELSFDTMAPRRNATTLRALELADRVFAVGAADSIGMPRLVRALAELDQAVPGSAPTVVFNKVRASALGRFPERALREAWERFGPGAPIAAMIPHDAGAADAALLNGQVLLECAPESALRHGIAELVCASVRQNRRFAGRRTKAVAPVPR, encoded by the coding sequence ATGAGCATTCCGGTCGTCACCATCGGCGCCGGCCAGGCCGAGCTCGTCGGGTCACTCGAGCGGCTCCACGGGCCGGTCACCGTGGTGCGCCGCTGCTCCGAGCTCGAGGAGCTCGTCGCGGCCTGCCAGACGGGGCTGGCCCGCGCGGCCGTCGTCGCCGGCGGCACCCAGGACATCACGGCGACGCTCATCGACCGCCTCGCCACGGTGGGCGTCGCCCTCGTGGGCCTCACGGATGACGACGCCGAGCGGGGCCGGCTCGCGGGCCTCGGGGTCCTCGCGGCTCCCGAGGCCGTGCCGGCGCCGGAGCTCGCGCGGCTTATCGGCGAGGCCGTCGACAGGGCGCCGGAGAGCGCCGGCGCCGTACCGTCGTCGTCCTTCGGGCTCGCCGGGGCGCGGCCAGCCACCTCGACGGAAGAGGCGGCGCCGGTCGGGGACGCCGCCGCACCGGTGGAGGAAGGGGAGATCCTCGCGGTCTGGGGGCCCATCGGCTCGCCGGGCCGGACCACCGTTGCCGTCAACTGCGCCGCCGAGCTCGCCGCGTCCGGCCGGAGCGTCATCCTCGTCGACGCTGACACGTACGGAGGCTCCGTTGCGGGAGTCCTCGGCCTGCTCGACGATTCCGCCGGGCTCGCCCAGGCGTGCAGGCTCGCCGATCAGGGGCTCCTCGACCGGAGTGCGCTCGAGCGGGTGGCCACGCCCGTCGTCATCGGCGGAGGCATCCTCCGCGTCCTCACGGGACTGACGCGGGCTGACCGGTGGCCCGAGCTGCGGGCGGCGGCCCTTGGCGCGGTCCTCGAGCGCTGCCGCGAGCTCGCCGAGACGGTCGTCGTGGACATCGGCTTCTGCCTCGAGGCGGACGAGGAGCTCAGCTTCGACACCATGGCACCCCGCCGCAACGCAACGACCCTGCGTGCGCTCGAGCTCGCGGACCGTGTGTTCGCGGTGGGCGCGGCGGACTCGATCGGTATGCCCCGGTTGGTGCGGGCGCTCGCGGAGCTCGATCAGGCGGTCCCGGGTTCGGCCCCGACGGTCGTGTTCAACAAGGTGCGCGCCTCTGCGCTCGGCCGGTTCCCGGAGCGCGCCCTGCGCGAGGCCTGGGAGAGGTTCGGGCCCGGGGCTCCGATCGCGGCCATGATTCCGCACGACGCGGGCGCTGCCGACGCGGCACTCCTCAACGGGCAGGTTCTGCTCGAATGCGCCCCCGAGTCTGCGCTGCGGCACGGCATCGCGGAACTCGTCTGTGCATCTGTACGGCAGAATCGAAGATTCGCTGGACGCCGAACCAAAGCCGTGGCGCCAGTGCCGCGCTAG
- a CDS encoding NAD-glutamate dehydrogenase, with translation MSTGTAQQTPFPSADQESRFLANYYEHLAEEDRQAYSAEALAERARQHWAVAEGRETGTANIAVTDEGGRSVVYIVTDDMPFLVDSVSAELVREGAPIHLVVHPMFVVTRRKSDGMLVAVDRVPAQWGMTSGDTATMPLLSALVSDGDNATHIESWIAVETNRASAAVKTQLIEGIRRVLGDVRAAVDDWQPMRAKALEIADGLGSVAGAEDIPDLTSTQDLLRWLDAGNFTFLGYREYDLKSVNGEDVLELVDGSGLGLLRGEGSHALQHLTAEGQAHARERRALNITKANSRSTVHRRTYLDYIGIKRFDAQGQVDGERRFIGLFASSAYTQSARTVPIVKDKIDEVMRRSGFPADSHSGKDLLAILETYPRDELMQIDTETLLETVTRIHRLQERRRTRLFLRPDIYGRFMNAVVYLPKDRYNTAVRRRIEQELAKEFHSSSIDYDSQMSDSALARLYFRIRLPKDTESAPVDLAAVDRDALEQRLVTATRSWSEGIAQVLHENRPLDAAEHLAAVWGEAFPASYRVDFGIDDALEDITRFEEYAAQRVGGEAAADGASAALSERPAVHVYLPHDDGEALEEDARVKLYLFEPKSLSQILPYFHNLGLEVLDERPFEIETGDSREFFLYDLGLKYPAGVDPLSTGGLLAESFGQALAGETESDNIDRLVLREGLRSRQAQILRAYAKYMRQIGNMNSYGFIADTLLGNADVTRRLVAYFEARFDPELGDAERAERSAQIKTELVDALEQVPTLDADRLLRTFINLIDSTLRTNYYLGHSYLSFKLRPGQIEGLPSPKPAYEIWVYSPRVEGVHLRFGKVARGGLRWSDRREDFRTEILGLVKAQVVKNAVIVPTGAKGGFYAKRLPDPSRDRAAWLAEGVESYKTFIRGLLDITDNRLTVVGDNGVATEQVVPPAGVVRHDDDDTYLVVAADKGTASFSDIANGLSLDYGFWLGDAFASGGSVGYDHKAMGITARGAWESVKRHFSELDLDTQTEDFTVVGVGDMSGDVFGNGMLLSEHIRLVAAFDHRHIFLDPTPDAAASFAERRRLFNLPRSSWDDYDRALISAGGGVFPRSAKWIPVSDEVRAALGLPDGTTQLSVTDMLRAVLLAPVDLFYNGGIGTYFKASTETNAEVGDKANDAIRIDGRDLRVKVVGEGGNLGFTQHGRIEAALQGVIINTDAIDNSAGVDTSDHEVNIKIFVDRMVAAGKLSAAERAAFLATMTDEVGRLVLADNVDQNILLVNDRARVVEWSPSFERLMDWLEKEADLNRDIESLPTTAQLHKRLEQGQGLTAPELSVLVAYAKIELTEALRDSNLADDPWFKDTLRNYFPVEIAERFGDELDSHPLRREIIATVVANDMINLGGITFAFRTIEETSATPAAVAKAFVALREVYRLDEMTDELNALPASFPTEHWTAIHLDVRRLLDRAVRWLLHQGTSGQDIAGVVDTYRAPLAALRSKLLNYLRGQDAERVGSWLEKARTWGLPEGLAHRWAELFESYALLDVARIAQTTGAGVEQVAGVYYTVFNRFQIDSLLERITALPRRDRWEALARAALRDDLYSTVSDFTRSVMDAAPDSLSPDARLEVWAGENRDQLDRAAAMFAEVNSLERDDMASLSVALRLLRSIVRH, from the coding sequence GTGTCGACCGGTACTGCCCAGCAGACCCCCTTTCCATCAGCGGATCAGGAATCCCGCTTCCTTGCCAACTACTACGAGCATCTCGCCGAGGAGGACCGGCAGGCGTACAGCGCCGAGGCGCTCGCCGAGCGGGCACGGCAGCACTGGGCCGTCGCCGAGGGCCGGGAGACCGGCACGGCGAACATCGCCGTCACGGACGAGGGCGGCCGCAGCGTCGTCTACATCGTCACGGATGACATGCCGTTCCTCGTCGACTCTGTGAGCGCCGAGCTCGTCCGCGAGGGCGCGCCGATCCACCTCGTGGTCCACCCGATGTTCGTCGTGACCCGGCGCAAGAGCGACGGCATGCTCGTCGCCGTCGACCGCGTGCCCGCCCAGTGGGGGATGACCAGCGGAGACACGGCCACGATGCCGCTGCTGAGCGCACTCGTCTCCGACGGCGACAACGCCACGCACATCGAGTCGTGGATCGCCGTCGAGACGAACCGTGCCTCGGCCGCGGTCAAGACCCAGCTCATCGAGGGCATCCGCCGCGTCCTCGGCGACGTGCGCGCGGCCGTCGATGACTGGCAGCCCATGCGCGCCAAGGCCCTCGAGATCGCCGACGGCCTCGGATCCGTCGCCGGGGCCGAGGACATTCCCGACCTCACATCGACCCAGGACCTGCTCCGCTGGCTCGACGCCGGCAACTTCACCTTCCTCGGATACCGCGAGTACGACCTCAAGTCGGTCAACGGCGAGGACGTCCTCGAGCTCGTCGACGGCAGCGGGCTGGGACTGCTGCGCGGCGAGGGTTCCCATGCCCTCCAGCACCTCACCGCCGAGGGCCAGGCCCACGCGCGCGAGCGGCGCGCCCTCAACATCACGAAGGCGAACTCCCGCAGCACCGTCCACCGCCGGACGTACCTCGACTACATCGGGATCAAGCGCTTCGACGCACAGGGCCAGGTCGACGGCGAGCGTCGCTTCATCGGGCTGTTCGCCTCGAGCGCGTACACCCAGTCGGCGCGGACCGTCCCGATCGTCAAGGACAAGATCGACGAGGTCATGCGCCGCTCGGGGTTCCCCGCCGACTCGCACTCGGGCAAGGACCTCCTGGCGATCCTCGAGACCTACCCGCGCGACGAGCTCATGCAGATCGACACCGAGACCCTCCTCGAGACGGTCACGCGGATCCACCGCCTCCAGGAGCGCCGCCGCACGCGGCTCTTCCTCCGCCCGGACATCTACGGCCGGTTCATGAACGCCGTCGTCTACCTGCCGAAGGACCGCTACAACACCGCGGTGCGCCGCCGGATCGAGCAGGAGCTCGCGAAGGAGTTCCACTCCTCCTCGATCGACTACGACTCGCAGATGAGCGATTCCGCTCTCGCCCGACTGTACTTCCGGATCCGGCTGCCCAAGGACACCGAGTCCGCCCCGGTTGACCTCGCGGCCGTCGACAGGGATGCCCTCGAGCAGAGGCTCGTGACGGCGACCCGGTCCTGGAGCGAGGGCATCGCGCAGGTGCTGCACGAGAACCGGCCGCTCGACGCGGCCGAGCACCTTGCCGCGGTGTGGGGCGAGGCCTTCCCCGCGTCGTACCGCGTTGACTTCGGCATCGACGACGCCCTCGAGGACATCACCCGCTTCGAGGAGTACGCCGCCCAGCGCGTGGGGGGCGAGGCCGCGGCCGACGGCGCGAGCGCCGCGCTGTCCGAGCGTCCCGCGGTCCACGTCTACCTCCCACACGACGACGGCGAGGCCCTCGAGGAGGACGCCCGCGTCAAGCTCTACCTCTTCGAGCCCAAGAGCCTGAGCCAGATCCTGCCGTACTTCCACAATCTGGGCCTCGAGGTGCTCGATGAGCGCCCGTTCGAGATCGAGACGGGGGATTCACGGGAGTTCTTCCTGTATGACCTTGGGCTCAAGTACCCTGCCGGCGTCGACCCCCTCTCCACTGGCGGCCTGCTCGCCGAGTCGTTCGGCCAGGCCCTCGCGGGTGAGACCGAATCGGACAACATCGACCGGCTCGTGCTGCGGGAGGGCCTCCGTTCCCGCCAGGCACAGATCCTGCGTGCGTACGCGAAGTACATGCGCCAGATCGGGAACATGAACTCCTACGGGTTCATCGCGGACACGCTGCTCGGCAACGCGGACGTGACGCGCCGTCTCGTGGCCTACTTCGAGGCCCGCTTCGACCCCGAGCTCGGCGACGCCGAACGTGCCGAGCGTTCCGCGCAGATCAAGACCGAGCTCGTCGACGCGCTCGAGCAGGTTCCGACGCTCGACGCCGACCGCCTCCTGCGCACGTTCATCAACCTCATCGACTCCACGCTGCGCACCAACTACTACCTCGGCCACTCGTACCTGAGCTTCAAGCTGCGACCCGGCCAGATCGAGGGCCTGCCCTCGCCGAAGCCCGCCTACGAGATCTGGGTCTATTCGCCGCGGGTCGAGGGTGTGCACTTGAGGTTCGGCAAGGTAGCCCGCGGCGGGCTGCGCTGGTCCGACCGCCGCGAGGACTTTCGCACGGAGATCCTCGGGCTCGTCAAGGCGCAGGTCGTCAAGAACGCCGTCATCGTCCCCACGGGTGCGAAGGGCGGCTTCTACGCCAAGCGGCTCCCGGATCCCTCGCGGGACCGTGCGGCATGGCTCGCCGAGGGCGTCGAGAGCTACAAGACGTTCATCCGCGGACTCCTCGACATCACGGACAATCGCCTCACCGTGGTGGGGGACAACGGGGTGGCGACCGAACAGGTTGTGCCGCCGGCCGGCGTCGTGCGCCATGACGACGACGACACGTACCTCGTGGTCGCGGCCGACAAGGGCACGGCGAGCTTCTCCGACATTGCCAACGGGCTCTCCCTTGACTACGGCTTCTGGCTCGGCGACGCCTTCGCGTCCGGCGGGTCGGTGGGCTACGACCACAAGGCCATGGGCATCACGGCCCGCGGCGCGTGGGAGTCAGTCAAGCGACACTTCAGCGAGCTCGATCTGGACACGCAGACCGAGGACTTCACCGTGGTCGGGGTGGGCGACATGTCCGGCGATGTGTTCGGCAACGGCATGCTCCTCTCGGAGCACATCCGCCTTGTCGCGGCCTTCGACCACCGGCACATCTTCCTGGACCCGACGCCCGACGCCGCTGCCTCCTTCGCGGAGCGTCGGCGCCTGTTCAACCTTCCGCGCTCCTCGTGGGACGACTACGACCGCGCCCTCATCAGCGCCGGCGGCGGGGTGTTCCCGCGGAGCGCGAAGTGGATCCCCGTCTCCGACGAGGTTCGCGCAGCGCTTGGCCTCCCGGACGGCACAACGCAGCTGAGCGTCACCGACATGCTCCGCGCCGTGCTGCTCGCGCCGGTCGACCTCTTCTACAACGGCGGCATCGGAACGTACTTCAAGGCCAGCACCGAGACGAATGCGGAGGTCGGCGACAAGGCCAACGACGCGATCCGCATCGACGGGCGCGACCTGCGGGTCAAGGTCGTGGGCGAGGGCGGCAACCTCGGCTTCACCCAGCACGGCCGCATCGAGGCGGCGCTCCAGGGCGTCATCATCAACACGGATGCGATCGACAACTCGGCCGGCGTCGACACGTCGGACCATGAGGTCAACATCAAGATCTTCGTGGACCGCATGGTCGCCGCGGGCAAGCTGTCCGCGGCCGAGCGGGCCGCCTTCCTGGCTACGATGACCGACGAGGTGGGACGTCTGGTCCTGGCGGACAACGTCGACCAGAACATCCTCCTCGTCAACGACCGCGCGAGGGTCGTCGAGTGGAGCCCGAGCTTCGAGCGACTCATGGACTGGCTCGAGAAGGAGGCGGACCTCAACCGCGACATCGAGTCGCTGCCGACCACGGCGCAGCTGCACAAGCGACTCGAGCAGGGCCAGGGACTCACCGCGCCCGAGCTCTCGGTCCTCGTCGCCTACGCCAAGATCGAGCTGACCGAGGCCCTGCGCGACAGCAACCTCGCCGACGACCCGTGGTTCAAGGACACCCTGCGGAACTACTTCCCAGTGGAGATCGCCGAGCGGTTCGGGGACGAGCTCGACAGCCACCCGCTGCGCCGCGAGATCATTGCGACCGTCGTCGCGAATGACATGATCAACCTCGGCGGCATCACGTTCGCCTTCCGCACCATCGAGGAGACGAGCGCGACGCCGGCCGCCGTCGCCAAGGCGTTCGTCGCCCTGCGCGAGGTGTACCGGCTCGACGAGATGACCGATGAGCTCAATGCGCTCCCCGCATCGTTCCCGACCGAGCACTGGACCGCCATCCACCTCGACGTGCGGCGGCTCCTGGACCGTGCCGTCCGCTGGCTCCTCCACCAGGGGACCTCCGGACAGGACATCGCGGGCGTGGTCGATACGTACCGGGCGCCGCTCGCGGCGCTGCGCTCAAAGCTCCTGAACTACCTGCGCGGGCAGGACGCCGAACGCGTGGGATCGTGGCTCGAGAAGGCCCGCACGTGGGGTCTGCCCGAGGGGCTCGCCCACCGCTGGGCCGAGCTGTTCGAGAGCTATGCGCTCCTGGACGTCGCACGGATCGCCCAGACCACCGGGGCCGGGGTGGAGCAGGTGGCAGGCGTCTACTACACCGTGTTCAACCGCTTCCAGATCGACAGTCTGCTCGAGCGGATCACGGCGCTCCCGCGCCGCGACCGCTGGGAGGCCCTCGCGAGGGCCGCCCTGCGGGACGACCTCTACAGCACCGTGTCGGACTTCACGCGCTCCGTCATGGATGCCGCGCCGGACTCCCTGTCGCCGGACGCCAGGCTCGAGGTGTGGGCGGGGGAGAACCGCGATCAGCTGGACCGCGCGGCGGCGATGTTCGCCGAGGTCAACTCCCTCGAGCGCGACGACATGGCCTCGCTCTCGGTAGCATTGAGGCTGCTGCGGTCGATCGTGCGTCACTAG